The Natrinema caseinilyticum genomic sequence AGACCTATTTGATAACGGAGAGAGACGGGCAATTGGCTCCACCAGCATCGCTCGTCGTTCGTCAAATCGTAACTACGCAAAACAGCTCAAAATTCGTGTGATTTCGCGCGTCTAAACGAGATTCCGTTGCGAGAAAACGGACAACGAACGGTAATCCGTCGAGCGTTGACGATCGATCGTTTGGCGTTGACGATCGGTAGTGGAGAGGCGACGACCGGTATCGGAACGGCGAAAACGTCGGCCCGTTACCGACTCGCGTCCTCTCTGGATCCGCCCTGAACGGCCGGGACCACCGTCAGCGTCGCGTCGTCCGGCACTCGGTGCTCGAACTCGGTGCGCTCCCCGTCGACCGTCGCTCTGACGCTCGGTCGGACGGTATCGCCATCGTAGAGGTATCCTTCCGCCCGCGGATACGCGTCGACGAGGGCGGCCATGGCATCGGCGACCGTTCCACCCGACCACTCGAGTGTCACCGTTTTGGCACCAGTCGCGCTCCGCAGGGGGCCGTACACCGTGACTACGGTCTCCATGGGTGTGACTGGGTCGAGCGGACACATATACCGACCGGGCGGACCGGTCGTCCCGTGCCCGTCTAAAAACTCGGGGACCGACTCTCATACGGACTACTGTACGTCATTACCGGTGCATCCGCAGGACGGTCGCAGGTGCACCGGTACATCGGTACAGCAGACCGTATCAGTCGTCGCTCGGTTCGGCGGTACTCGAGGCCGCCGCCGTCGCGTCTCGCTGGCCGGTCCACTCCGGAGAGAACGCCGATACCACGGTGAGGCCGATCATCGCGAGGACGATGAGTCCGAGGACGACGCTCGCGATGGTCGCGACTCCGGTGGTGAGGTTGAAGAGGACGATACCCGCCGCGATTCCACTGGCTGTTGCGAGAGTCATTTTCGCTCACTCGAACGTGGCCGGTCCCCCCCATATGAGGGTTACTTTGTCCGGTTCCCGTTGTGAAACGATACCAGTGGCCGTACGAGAGTTCGTCCGGGACCGTCGCGCGCCGAGCGGCGCCGGGGTTCGCCGTTAGCCGTTCAGAGACGTCGGACCGCGCCGATCGCGGTCGAGAGCGGCGGTGCGTCGAAGATCTCACGACCGGTGTACGCATTTGCGCCCGAACAGTACATGTCGCGGGCCGTCTCGAGGACGCCGTCCGCGAGCGGTTCGGGGTCCACGTCGCACAGCGACTTCCAGTCGGCGACGTCCGCTCGCTTTGCTTCGGCTTTCGCGGCTTCGACGGCCTGCACCCACTCGGGCTGGGTGCGCTTGTGGTACTGGCGCAGCACCTCCTTCGAGAGCTGCGTCCCCTCGTAGCTGAATCGGTTTTCGTCGAACGTGCCGACGACGTCGGCGACGCGGATTTCACCCCGATAGTACAGGCACTCGATCTTGCCGTCCTCGTGGACGAGTCCGGCCGAACTGGCCTGGTCGGTGACGATCCGATTGACCTCGCGGGCGACCGACGCGAGGTCCTCGATGTCGGCCGCGCCCGCGATCGCGTCGGCTTCGTCGCGCTCTAAGTAACGGTCGCCTTCCTCGTACTTCGTCGAAAATTCGACGATCGGGTCGTCCAGGTCGACGGCCTCGTCCGGCCACTCGTCGAATTCGAGGCCGTGATCGGCGGGTGCGGTCCGGCGCCGGAGGCTCGAGCCGACCGGGACGCGGTTTCGGAAGACGATTTCGAGCGGAATCAGATAGTTCTCGCCGGCCGCGTCGTGGTAGCGGTCGTACTCGTACTCCCGTCCCTCGTGTGGCAGGTCGGGCACTTGCGTGAGGTCGATAGCCATCTCCGAGGGCGGGTGAGACGCGTTCTCGAGTTGGATAACGTCACCGTTCTCGACGACGCCCCGATAGTGAGTTGGGACCCCTTCGCTCTCGAGGAGTTCGAAGTTGAACGCGCCCATCGCACAGAGGCTCGCACCTTTCTGCGGGATCTGGTCGGGCATCTTTCCCCAGTCGAACACCGAATAGTCGTCCGTGAAGACGAACGAGCCCCGACCGAGGTCCGTCGCAGTCGCTTCTTCCTCGATGCGGAATTCTTTGACGCTCGTCACGCGAGACACCTCGGGACGCACTCGGCGCCGCAGTTCATACCTCGATTGCCGTGTCGGGACCGTAAGAAGGTTTCAATATCCGATTGGCATCCGGTGACCGACGACGAAACGCCCACGAGTACGAATCGGCGGTCGAATCGCTCGCTCAGTCGTTTTCGATGGTCTCGAGCAGTTCCCTCGCGTCCGCTCGTAACGATTCTTTCAGGGTCCTCTCGTCGATGAGTCTGCGAAGCGTCGACCGGCACTGCGGCGTCGCTACCGATTCGAGGGCCCGCTTTCGGAACTGATCGGTCAGTCCCTCCCGTCGAACGAGACGCTCGAGTTCGTCGCACTCGTTCGCCGTCTGTAGCTCGCCGATGGCACGCCGTCGCGTTTCGGCTGTGGCGCTCTCGTCGAGTACGAGATCGAGACACTCCGCAGGCGTCCGAGAACTCATGTGGTGGTTTTCGCGGCCCCGGCGGATAACTCCACGACCTGCGTTCGACGAGCGTCACTCGCCGGTGAGGAGAGCGAACCGTACGGGTTTCGGGAAACGCGCGCTGCGCGTGGATACGCTGGAGCGAGAATTTTCCGGTTCGAGAACGAAGCTGGGTGCGTGATCCGATCGATTTCGGTCCGGAACGTCGCGCAGGCCGCGTCCGGTCGCTCGCAGATCGGCCGCGACGGTGACCCGGAGGATCGTCCAACCGCGAGGTGGCTGTGACGTGGATTACCTCCACTTTGCTCTCGGGAGCGTGCTTCTCGCTACCGTCGTCGTGGACCTCCTGTGGACGACGATCTGGGTTGAGGGGGGTGCGGGTCCGCTCACATCGCGGCTGCTGGCGTGGGCGTGGAGTGGCTTCCGACGAATTGGAGATCGGAACTCCCGTCTGCTCACGCTCTCTGGACCGCTCTGTCTCGTGATCGGCCTCACTGTCTGGATCTCCCTTCTGTGGGCGGGCTGGACGCTCATCTTCGCGAGCGCCGACTCTGCCATCATCGATACGATCGACGGCGGACCGGTCTCCTGGCTGGACCGTCTCTATTTTACCGGATACACGATATTCACGCTGGGAAACGGTGATTTCGCCCCACGGGATGGTATCTGGCAGTTCGTGACCACGCTCGCGACGGCCAGCGGAATGTTGTTCGTCACCCTGAGCGTCACCTACGTTCTTTCCGTCCTCGACGCCGTCACGCAGAAACGGTCGTTCGCGAGTAACGTGAGCGGTCTCGGAACGCGGAGCGCCGAAATCCTTCGAACGAGCTGGGACGGCGACGAGTTTCGAGGCCTCGACGTGCCCCTGAACGAACTCACCTCGCAACTAAACGTGCTCACGGAGAACCACAAGGCGTACCCGATCTTGCATTATTTCCACAGCAGACAAAGCGACCGTGCGCCGGTGACGAGCATCGCGATCCTCGACGACGCGCTCACGCTGCTTCGTTTCGGCGTCCCCGAATCGGATCGTCCGAGCGACACCATCGTGAAAAACGCGCGGATGAGCGTCCACAGTTATCTCGGGACGGTCCACGAGACGTTTATCGAACCCGCGGATCGGTCTCCACCCGACCCGGCTCTCGACTCGCTTCGCGAGGCAGGAATCCCGACCGTTTCCAACGAGGAGTTCGCCGCGTCCCTCTCGGATCTGACCGAACGCCGGAGGACGGTGCTCGGTCTCGTCGAGTCGGACGTCCGGGAGTGGCCGTCCCTGGACGGACGGCGTCCCGGTTCGTGACGCCGGACCTGCGAAGCCGTCGCCGTCCAGTTCGAAAGTCGCGGGTGTCGGGCCCGCACATTCCTGTGTCGAATTCGCAATTCCGTGTGCGGCGGGTCCACACATCCGCGCGTCGGGCCCGCAAATCCATCACGTTTTTCTCACTGTACGGGAATCTTTCGCCGATGGAGCGACCGGTGACCGAGGCCGACCTCACGTTCGAACACGTTCCCGAGACCGACCAGTCCTTCGAGAACGCACTGGCAAAGGCACGCGACGGCGACCGTCTCACGGTCGACGACGCGATCGAGTTACTCACCACGGGGACCGACCGTGAGGGGATCGATCGGACGCGCAAGGAGCGCGTCCTCGAGGCGGCCGACCGCCGCCGCGCGGAGACCGTCGGCGAGGAGGTCACGTTCATCGCGAACCTCAACAACAACGTCACGACGGCCTGTAACGTGGGCTGTCTGTTCTGTAACTTCAAAGATGCCGCCCACACCTTCGAGCGCGAGACCGATATCGAGACGGCGGGATTCACGAAGACGCCCGCCGAGTCGCGCGAGATCGTCGCCGACGCGGTCGAACGCGGCATCTACGAGGTCACGTCCGTTTCCGGCCTTCACCCCGCGTTCGCACTCGACGACGAACACCGGGAGATACTCGAGGCGCATTCGAACCCGAAGGCGGTCAACTACAAGTCCCCTGACCTGTACGCGACGAGTCCCGGAACCTACACCGAGCAGATGACCGCGATGAGCGTCGACGGGGTTCACGTCCACTCGATGACGCCGGAAGAGGCGTATCACGCGCGACGCGGGACCGACTGGTCGTACGAAGAAGTCTACCGGCGGCTGCGAGATGCGGGGCTCGATACGGTCCCCGGCACGGCCGCCGAGATCCTCGTCGACGAAGTCAGGGACGTGATCTGCCCCGGAAAGATCGACACCGACGGCTGGCTCGAGGCCATGGAGGCCGCCGCGACCGTCGGTTTCGACATGACGGCGACGATCATGTACGGTCACGTCGAAAACGAAGCCCACCGCGCGGTGCACCTGAAACGGGTCCGCGACTTACAAGACCGGACCGGGACGATCACGGAGTTCGTTCCGCTTTCTTTCATCCACCAGAATACCCCGCTGTACGAACATGACGTGGTATCCGGTGGCGCGAGTACCGACGAGGACGAACTGATGATCGCCGTCTCGCGGCTCTTCCTCGACAACGTCGATCACATCCAGTCTTCGTGGGTCAAGTACGGCGACCAGCAGGGGTTGAAGCTGCTCTCCTGTGGCGCCGACGACTTCATGGGGACGATCCTCTCCGAGGAGATTACCAAACGGGCCGGCGGGGAGTTCGGCGAGTACCGATCGTTCGCCGACTACGTCGACCTCGTGCGTTCGATCGGCCGGATCCCCGTCGAACGGTCGACCGACTACGAGAAACGTCGCGTGATCGATCCCGACCAGTCTCCCATCGGCCCCCAACTCGGCCCGAAAGCGGACGGAACCCCGCTGCTGACTCGCGAAGAACGTGACGAACGCGAAACCCGGACCGCGCCCGCGGACGATTGACCGGTTGGGGACGATCGACCGCCCCTGACGGCGCCCGCCGCCCTCGAGCCCGCGATCGACCGGGCGCCGTCAGGGGCGCGCGGATCGGTATCGAAGGCCGGTACTCCCGACGGGACTCGAACGGGTTCCGGTGTGAAATGCTTTATATAACGTCGAAATGAGATATGGGTATGCGACTCAAAGACAAGACCGCATTTATCACTGGCGCAGGGTCCGGCCTCGGTCGGGAGGCCGCCGAACTGTTCGCCGAAGAGGGCGCAACGATCGTCGCAGCAGACGTCGACCACGAGGGTGCCGAGGAGACGATCGGCCGGGTCGAAGACGCTGGGGGGGAGGGAACGGCACTCGAGGTCGACGTTCGCGACTCGGACGCGGTTCACGCGGCCGTCGACGAGGCGGTCTCGGCGTTCGGTCTCGATATCATGCTCAACAACGCCGGAATCAGTCACGGCCGCACCGCGGTCGAGGATATCGACGAGGACGAGCGCGACCGCGTTATCGACGTGAACGTCAAGGGCGTCTGGAACGGCTGTCACGCGGTGATCCCGCATTTCAGGGAGCAAGGGTCGGGGGCGATCGTGAACACGGCCTCGCTGGCCGGCGTCATCGGTGCGCCACAGCTGGGAGCGTACTCGCTGACGAAGGGCGCGGTCGTCAACTTCACCCGCACGGTCGCGGCGGAGGTCGGTCCGAACGGCGTCCGGGCGAACGCGGTCTGCCCGGGCGTGACGGACACGCCGATGCCCCGAAAGAACCAGACCGAAGCGGAGTGGGAAGCGACCAAAGAGGAGATGGCCCGTCACTATCCGCTCAAGCGACTCGGCCGGCCCGAAGACATCGCCAACGCGATGCTGTTCCTGGCGAGCGACGAGGCCGACTGGATCACCGGGCAGGCGCTGGTCGTCGACGGCGGCTTCTCCTGTTCGTAGCCTCGGACCGGTTACCCGAACTACCCGAACCGGCTCCGCGTCGAACCGATTTCGCGAGTTCTCGAGGGAGGAAGTGTTTCGGTGCCGGCGACGAAAGAGCGTGGTATGTCGACGGACGAATCCTACGTGCGGCGGGCGATCGAACTCTCGAGGTCGGCGGTCGAGAACGGTAACACGCCCTTCGGCTCGCTGCTCGTGATCGACGACGACGTCGTCCGGACGGACGAGAACACCACGCTCACCGAGGACGACATCGCGGCGCATCCGGAGTTCAAACTCGCCCGGTGGGCCGCACGCGAACTCGAGGCGGCCGAGCGCGAGGCGTGTACGATGTACACCAGTACGGAGCCGTGTCCGATGTGTGCGAGCGCGATCGCGTACGCCGGGCTCGAGCGGGTCGTCTACAGCGTCTCCGTCGACTCGCTCGCGGACGTTCGAGACGACGGCGTGATCGAAATCCCCTGCGAGGAGGTCTTCGACCGGGCCGACGCGAGGACGGACGTCGACGGACCGATCCGAGAAGCGGAGGGACTCGCGGTTCACGACGCGTATTTCTAGCGTCGTTTGCCCTCCTGCGCGGTCGACGGGCCGGTTAGCGCATCGCGGTCGACGGGCCGGTTAGCGCATCGCTATCGGACGGCCGTCAGCGCGTCGCGGTCGTCGTTTCGCCTCGGAGCACCGATCGATAGCGCTCGCCCGCGGGGTCGGCTGCCGCGAGTGCGTCTCGAATCGTCGGCGAGATCCAGTCCCGCCTCCCGTCCGAACCGTCGGCACCCGCGCCGTCGGCGACCACGCCGTCGAAGTCGTCCGTTCGCAGGTCCGGCGGCAGGAACCGTTCGTAGACCGGCAGCCGTTCGCTCAGCGGAACGCCCGCGTGATCGGCGATGTCCTCGAGTTCTCGCAGCGCGGGCCACTTGTACTCCGGATTGATGTGGTCGTCGGTGACCGGTGAGACGCCGCCCAGATCGTCGACGCCGCAGTCGATCAGGTCCGTTGCGGGGGCGAGGTTGGGAGGGACCTGCACCGAAATCTCCTCGGGCAAGGCGGCGCGAGCCATCGCCGTCACGCGGCGCATCGTCGCGAGGTCGGGCGAGCCGTCAGACCAGCGCTCGTTGTCTACGACCGGCTGAACGATCACTTCCTGGATGTGGTCGTAGCGCTCGTGCAGTTCGCGGATCGCCAGCAGGCTCTCCGCGCGATCCCGCCAGTTCTCGCCGATCCCCACGAGGATCCCGGTCGTGAAGGCGACGTCGAGTTCGCCCGCGTTCGCGAGCGTCCGGAGCCGCTGTCCGGGCACCTTGCGCCGCGGGCCGGCGTGTGCGCCGACCTCGGCGGTCGTCTCGAGCATCACACCCATGCTGGCGTTGACGTCCGCGACGAGTTCCATCTGCTCGCGGGTCTGGTCGCCCGGATTGGCGTGCGGGAGCAGCCCTTCCTCGAGCGCGACTTCGCAGGCCTCGCGCAGGTAGGCGTGGATCGAGTCGTGACCCCACTCCGCGAGTTGCGCGTGAATGTCGGTGTAGCGATCGTCGGGATCGTCGCCGAACGTGAAAAGCGCCTCCGTACAGCCCGCGTCCGCGCCGCGCCGACAGATCTCGCGGACCTCCTCGAGCGAGAGCAGCGAGGCCTTGCCGGGTGGGTCGAAGTAGGTACAGTAGGTACAGGTGTATCGACAGGCCGTGGTGA encodes the following:
- a CDS encoding MoaD/ThiS family protein encodes the protein METVVTVYGPLRSATGAKTVTLEWSGGTVADAMAALVDAYPRAEGYLYDGDTVRPSVRATVDGERTEFEHRVPDDATLTVVPAVQGGSREDASR
- a CDS encoding phosphoribosylaminoimidazolesuccinocarboxamide synthase translates to MTSVKEFRIEEEATATDLGRGSFVFTDDYSVFDWGKMPDQIPQKGASLCAMGAFNFELLESEGVPTHYRGVVENGDVIQLENASHPPSEMAIDLTQVPDLPHEGREYEYDRYHDAAGENYLIPLEIVFRNRVPVGSSLRRRTAPADHGLEFDEWPDEAVDLDDPIVEFSTKYEEGDRYLERDEADAIAGAADIEDLASVAREVNRIVTDQASSAGLVHEDGKIECLYYRGEIRVADVVGTFDENRFSYEGTQLSKEVLRQYHKRTQPEWVQAVEAAKAEAKRADVADWKSLCDVDPEPLADGVLETARDMYCSGANAYTGREIFDAPPLSTAIGAVRRL
- a CDS encoding potassium channel family protein, whose product is MDYLHFALGSVLLATVVVDLLWTTIWVEGGAGPLTSRLLAWAWSGFRRIGDRNSRLLTLSGPLCLVIGLTVWISLLWAGWTLIFASADSAIIDTIDGGPVSWLDRLYFTGYTIFTLGNGDFAPRDGIWQFVTTLATASGMLFVTLSVTYVLSVLDAVTQKRSFASNVSGLGTRSAEILRTSWDGDEFRGLDVPLNELTSQLNVLTENHKAYPILHYFHSRQSDRAPVTSIAILDDALTLLRFGVPESDRPSDTIVKNARMSVHSYLGTVHETFIEPADRSPPDPALDSLREAGIPTVSNEEFAASLSDLTERRRTVLGLVESDVREWPSLDGRRPGS
- the cofH gene encoding 7,8-didemethyl-8-hydroxy-5-deazariboflavin synthase subunit CofH, with protein sequence MERPVTEADLTFEHVPETDQSFENALAKARDGDRLTVDDAIELLTTGTDREGIDRTRKERVLEAADRRRAETVGEEVTFIANLNNNVTTACNVGCLFCNFKDAAHTFERETDIETAGFTKTPAESREIVADAVERGIYEVTSVSGLHPAFALDDEHREILEAHSNPKAVNYKSPDLYATSPGTYTEQMTAMSVDGVHVHSMTPEEAYHARRGTDWSYEEVYRRLRDAGLDTVPGTAAEILVDEVRDVICPGKIDTDGWLEAMEAAATVGFDMTATIMYGHVENEAHRAVHLKRVRDLQDRTGTITEFVPLSFIHQNTPLYEHDVVSGGASTDEDELMIAVSRLFLDNVDHIQSSWVKYGDQQGLKLLSCGADDFMGTILSEEITKRAGGEFGEYRSFADYVDLVRSIGRIPVERSTDYEKRRVIDPDQSPIGPQLGPKADGTPLLTREERDERETRTAPADD
- a CDS encoding SDR family NAD(P)-dependent oxidoreductase; the encoded protein is MRLKDKTAFITGAGSGLGREAAELFAEEGATIVAADVDHEGAEETIGRVEDAGGEGTALEVDVRDSDAVHAAVDEAVSAFGLDIMLNNAGISHGRTAVEDIDEDERDRVIDVNVKGVWNGCHAVIPHFREQGSGAIVNTASLAGVIGAPQLGAYSLTKGAVVNFTRTVAAEVGPNGVRANAVCPGVTDTPMPRKNQTEAEWEATKEEMARHYPLKRLGRPEDIANAMLFLASDEADWITGQALVVDGGFSCS
- a CDS encoding nucleoside deaminase, whose amino-acid sequence is MSTDESYVRRAIELSRSAVENGNTPFGSLLVIDDDVVRTDENTTLTEDDIAAHPEFKLARWAARELEAAEREACTMYTSTEPCPMCASAIAYAGLERVVYSVSVDSLADVRDDGVIEIPCEEVFDRADARTDVDGPIREAEGLAVHDAYF
- the cofG gene encoding 7,8-didemethyl-8-hydroxy-5-deazariboflavin synthase subunit CofG yields the protein MFPGASEYGVDIAVDDRAVDTLLQVSPNDVEAPPALTFARNVFVPLTTACRYTCTYCTYFDPPGKASLLSLEEVREICRRGADAGCTEALFTFGDDPDDRYTDIHAQLAEWGHDSIHAYLREACEVALEEGLLPHANPGDQTREQMELVADVNASMGVMLETTAEVGAHAGPRRKVPGQRLRTLANAGELDVAFTTGILVGIGENWRDRAESLLAIRELHERYDHIQEVIVQPVVDNERWSDGSPDLATMRRVTAMARAALPEEISVQVPPNLAPATDLIDCGVDDLGGVSPVTDDHINPEYKWPALRELEDIADHAGVPLSERLPVYERFLPPDLRTDDFDGVVADGAGADGSDGRRDWISPTIRDALAAADPAGERYRSVLRGETTTATR